In Parasteatoda tepidariorum isolate YZ-2023 chromosome 2, CAS_Ptep_4.0, whole genome shotgun sequence, one DNA window encodes the following:
- the LOC107455947 gene encoding sn-1-specific diacylglycerol lipase ABHD11 isoform X1: MFICSHISCQILNDIANEAIKFSNSGRMAESKNFNICYNVFESSEGSNPDLTPIIFLHGMLCSKEMWDNIPQAIADETKRKIYACDARNHGENVHTDVFNFDLTVEDLLNFMDRKDIPKAILVGHSMGGMTSIIASIKKPERVEMIFSVDVFIKKIPKEMTEKLTQFTTLFANTVRNIPKETPESEVVKTVVTRLYENFPEDSDFQKEKESMMKSKYIFKRKPDGGYDVSFNEDAILKFAKDADQYECVPDGQFKGPAYFLYGTKSDVQVSKEETNIKMHFPVAKLIAFEGATHSLHIDFPDKFIKTLLDYL, from the exons ATGTTTATATGTTCGCATATTTCCTGTCAGATACTAAATGACATCGCAAACGAAGcgataaaattttctaacagcGGCAGAATGGCAGA gtcaaaaaacttcaatatttgttataatgTATTTGAATCGTCAGAAGGAAGCAATCCAGACTTGACACCGATCATTTTCTTGCATGGAATGTTGTGTTCTAAGGAAATGTGGGACAACATACCTCAGGCTATAGCTGATGAAACAAAGAGAAaa aTCTATGCCTGTGATGCTAGAAATCATGGAGAAAACGTTCATACAGATGTATTCAATTTCGATCTTACAGTCGAAGATTTACTCAATTTTATGGATCGGAAGGACATTCCGAAAGCAATTTTAGTGGGTCACAGTATGGGTGGAATGACATCTATTATTGCTTCTATTAAAAAG ccAGAAAGAGTAGAGATGATATTTTCCGTTGatgtatttattaagaaaatcccGAAAGAGATGACAGAAAAACTCACTCAATTTACAACTTTGTTCGCCAACACTGTGCGAAATATTCCAAAAGAGACTCCAGAATCTGAAGTTGTCAAGACCGTTGTTACGCGATTGTATGAAAATTTCCCCGAAGACTCT GATTTTCAAAAGGAGAAAGAATCTatgatgaaatcaaaatatatttttaaaaggaaacctGATGGAGGGTATGATGTATCTTTTAACGAGgatgcaattttgaaatttgcaaaaGATGCAGACCAGTATGAGTGTGTACCAGATGGTCAATTTAAGGGTCCTGCTTATTTCCTTTACGGCACTAAATCTGATGTTCAAGT atctaAAGAAGAAACCAATATAAAGATGCACTTTCCTGTAGCAAAGTTAATAGCATTTGAAGGAGCTACACACAGTTTGCACATAGATTTTcctgataaatttatcaaaacactTTTAGATTATTTGTAA
- the LOC107455947 gene encoding sn-1-specific diacylglycerol lipase ABHD11 isoform X2 produces MLCSKEMWDNIPQAIADETKRKIYACDARNHGENVHTDVFNFDLTVEDLLNFMDRKDIPKAILVGHSMGGMTSIIASIKKPERVEMIFSVDVFIKKIPKEMTEKLTQFTTLFANTVRNIPKETPESEVVKTVVTRLYENFPEDSDFQKEKESMMKSKYIFKRKPDGGYDVSFNEDAILKFAKDADQYECVPDGQFKGPAYFLYGTKSDVQVSKEETNIKMHFPVAKLIAFEGATHSLHIDFPDKFIKTLLDYL; encoded by the exons ATGTTGTGTTCTAAGGAAATGTGGGACAACATACCTCAGGCTATAGCTGATGAAACAAAGAGAAaa aTCTATGCCTGTGATGCTAGAAATCATGGAGAAAACGTTCATACAGATGTATTCAATTTCGATCTTACAGTCGAAGATTTACTCAATTTTATGGATCGGAAGGACATTCCGAAAGCAATTTTAGTGGGTCACAGTATGGGTGGAATGACATCTATTATTGCTTCTATTAAAAAG ccAGAAAGAGTAGAGATGATATTTTCCGTTGatgtatttattaagaaaatcccGAAAGAGATGACAGAAAAACTCACTCAATTTACAACTTTGTTCGCCAACACTGTGCGAAATATTCCAAAAGAGACTCCAGAATCTGAAGTTGTCAAGACCGTTGTTACGCGATTGTATGAAAATTTCCCCGAAGACTCT GATTTTCAAAAGGAGAAAGAATCTatgatgaaatcaaaatatatttttaaaaggaaacctGATGGAGGGTATGATGTATCTTTTAACGAGgatgcaattttgaaatttgcaaaaGATGCAGACCAGTATGAGTGTGTACCAGATGGTCAATTTAAGGGTCCTGCTTATTTCCTTTACGGCACTAAATCTGATGTTCAAGT atctaAAGAAGAAACCAATATAAAGATGCACTTTCCTGTAGCAAAGTTAATAGCATTTGAAGGAGCTACACACAGTTTGCACATAGATTTTcctgataaatttatcaaaacactTTTAGATTATTTGTAA